ACCCCGATTACCGGATCGAGGTCAGCTCGCCGCGTGGCACGCCGATCCGCGTCGGCTCGGCCTGGATGGCGAAAAGCAGCCGCACCGGCAACGACTACCTGTCGCTGCTTATCAACACGCCCGATGGCGATCTGCGGGTCAACGCGGTGCAGAACGAAGAACAGCGCGGCGGGCAGACCTTCTCGATCATCCCGTTCATCGACAGCGGCGAGCAGCCGCAGGACGCGGGCGCGGGGCTGTCGCTGGTCGCGTGATCAGCGCACGAGAGGAGACGATCCGCACCCAAAGGGGAGCCGTGGGACCACGGTTCCCCTTTTTCCATGTCTGGCTGCATCAAGGGCGTCAACCGCTTGCGATCTGGCGCAAATGCTATACGATAATATACTATCAAAGTATTAAGGGCGGGCGCGTGGCGACGAAATCGGGAACAGTTCCATGGTTCGAGAGCTTCGACGTTGAGGCAGAGGTTGCAGACCTCCTCGCTCATATCGAGCGCTGCACCGGATTTGCGCTACCCGCCCGAAAGCGCGCCGTCATCATGTCCCATGCGACGGCGAAGCTCGACAAGACCAGACAGGCATATCAGGAGGCCAAGGCGGCGGGAAAGCCGGTGTCCACATCGCGCCGCGCTTATTTGACCGACCTGCAGGACACGATCCTCATGGCGATCCCGGAGGAGAACCTCGCGCTGATGCCGCTGAGCGATCAGGTCCTGAACGACCCATCATTTTACGCGGACGCCATGCACCGTGCCGCCGCGATCAGCGAGGATGAGCTTTTCATGGTGATGTCCTCTTCGCTGAAAGACATGACGGTGCGGGAGGCCCGGGCGTTCGTATCGAAGCTCTGGCACGGCACGATCGACGACAATGCCCGCAAATACGCTGAAGCCTTGAAGCGCCCCGAGCGTGAAACCATGCCCCTGCGGCCTGGCAACGCTGTGTAAGATCACGGTAAACCGGTTCCTGGTTCTGGTACTTCGTGAGTTGGTTCACCTGCCGAGTGGATGGGGTCAAAATCGTAAGTCAACGTAGATTTGCAGGCGGCGACCGTGGGCAGGATGTGCGCTTTGCGGAACCAGTAGCCATCGTCTGCAGTCAGATCATGGACGGTACGGAGCAGCCATCCGAAGACTAGAGGTGCTGCTGCGGCGCAGCGTCCCAAATGAAACATCGGCGAGATGTGCACTAGGGGAAAGCCATACCATGCTTGCAGTGATACGGTGTACAGCAGCAGAGTCGACTACGGTGACAGACCATCACATCAGAAGTGAGTCTTGCACCTCACACGGGCCTGAAATCCGCATGGTCGAACCAACTTCGCCTAGGATCAAGCCTCAAGATGACCTAAGTGTAGTGGGCAGATCAGACCTTTGAAGCCAAAACATGTCCATCGCCGTCAATCCTGAAATCCTCATTTGGGCACGTCAATCCGCCGGATTTGACGTCGACGATGCCGCGCGCAAATTGGGTTTTGGCGAGTCGCCCAAAAGCAGCGCTGTGGAGAAACTCGCCGCCATGGAAGCAGGCGAGAAGCAGCCTACCCGCAATCAATTGACCAAGTTCGCAAACGTCTACAAACGGCCACTGATCACCTTCTATTTGGCCGAACCCCCGAAGACTGGACAGCGCGGCCAGGATTTTCGCCAGACGCCGGATTCACGTGGTCAACGTGAAAACGGCATGTTGGACGCGCTTTTACGTGATGTGAAAGCCCGGCAAGAGCTGGTCCGAGATGTCCTTCTTGATGAGGAAGACTTCGAAGCCCCGAAGTTTGTTGGATCGGCAGACATTGGCCTTGGCGTCGGCAAGGTGGTCGAGATGATCTCAAATGCCTTGGCATTTGATCACACCGACATTTCCTTGCGGAAGGGCGACGCAAATGCCTTGTTTGGACGGCTGCGCGCTGCAGCTGAAGACGCCGGTGTCTTCGTCTTAGTGCTTGGTGACTTGGGCCACCACACGCTCTCGATTGGTGCCGATGTTTTTCGCGGGTTCGCTATTGCCGACCCCGTCGCACCCTTTGTTGTGATCAACGCAAAGGACGCGCGACCCGCGCGTGCGTTTACGCTGATCCACGAGCTTGCTCATATTCTCCTTGGGCAGTCCGGTGTTAGTGGCAGCGTCTCCACGGAGCAGCCGAAAACAGATTCCGCCAGGATTGAGCGGTTCTGCAACGACGTGGCTGGCGAATTTCTTTTGCCAGAAGGTTATTTTCGCAAGGCCGGCGTCAAATTTGGCGCCAACGACACCGAAGCTGCACGCGCTTGCATCGATCTTGTCGCAAGCCGCTGGTCGGTCAGTGAACCAATGGTGGCCTATCGGTTTCAGCGCACTGGAGAATTGACCGATGGGGCTTATCAATCGTTGCGCCAAGAATATCACCAAAGATGGCTGGCCAACGTTAAGAAAGAGAAGGCTAAGCAGAAAGAAAATGACAGTGGCCCTTCGGGCTATGTCATTAAGTACCACAATCTTGGCCATGCGTTGGTCGATGTCGTGCACCGCAATTTCAAAGAACGCAACCTGACCCACACTAATGCCGCGCGGCTGCTTGGGGCCAAAGCCATTTCGATTCCAGGATTTCTTAAATTCGTAGAGGGCGTCCGGCGGAGGAATGTGCAAGGCAATGGCCATGCCTCATGATGTATTTGCTCGACGCTAACACGCTGATTGAGGCCCATGATACCTTCTATCCGGTCGACCGAATGAAGCCGTTCTGGGATTGGGTGCAGGCTCAAGCGGAAGCCGGGTCGATCAAGATGCCTTGGGAGGTTCACGAAGAATTTACTGGCGATGGTCTTCACGTCCAATGGATCAATGAACCTGATGTGAAAGCTGCTCTGATCCTTGATGAGGAGGTCAATCCCGAGCTGATCCAACAAGTCATCAACGAAGGATATCAGGGAGCCGATCCAGCCTTCGATGACATTGAGCACACCAAGTATGGAAAGGACCCGTTTCTGGCTGCGTACGCACTCGTCGATCCAAATAACCGAACGGTGGTGACACGAGAGAGGTCAAAGCGGACGAAGCGTCTTGGATCAACTAAGTTGCCGGATGCATGTGACGATCTCGGGATCAATTGGGTGGATGACTTCCAACTCTATCGCGCGATGAATTTCACGGTGACCTAAGCATTCCTTCGAAGCGCGATGAATACCGTGCGCGGTGACTTTGAGCCTGGTTGAGCTTCGCGCCCAAAGTCTGCTTTTAAAAAGGACTGAAAGGCGCGCGGATCCGCAGCGAAGTTCTGCTTCTCGCCCATCATATCGAATGCTGGAGTAAGTCCTTCACATAGTCGGCAGCGTAGTCGCCTGCATCTCAACCTTGGTGCAAGCCTCTCGGCCTCCCCTGCTCGGCTTCGCGTGTCGCAGGGGAGAACGGCCCTTCGGTCCGTCGCGCATTCGGCCATGCGGCCTCACCGCGGCGTCGCACCCGGCATCCCGGTTTGCCCGCCTCGCGAGCACGTCTCTCCCCGGCCGCTCCGCCGGATTGCGCTCTGGTCTGTTTTGCGGGGCAAAACGATCCCGCCGCTCCATCCGTCTCCCGCGTCCGGTCGGGCCGTTTGCCTGCTCGGGCCGGGCAAACCTACCGTCAAAACACACACACATGAGCGTGGAAGCATATCCTCCGGATGGCCCCCGAATCAGTCCGCGTCAAGGATCGCAAAACTTTTCGGCGAGGGGGGGCCTGTGGCGTGGGGCGGTCCCGTGCGTGAGGTCGCGCATGTGGCGGGTGCTGAGCGCGGAAAACTTTTGCGCCCGGCAAGCCGGCGGCTGCGCCGTCCCTGACCCGGGCAGATTCGGAAACCAGGCATTCGGCCATGCCCCCACACTCACGTGGTGGCTCTATAACCGAACACTGGAGACCAGACATGGCTTACGACAACGCGAACACCTACGAGACCATCGAGCTTTTCGGGCTGACGGAAAAAGACGCACAGCTCCCGATCCCGGAGGATCACGTCCTGACCGACCGCATCATCCGCGAGAGCTTCGAGACCCTGCTCGGTCAGCTGCGCGGGACCGGACTTGAGGCAGAAATCGAACCGCTGGCCCATGGGCTCGCCACGATCCTGCAGCGCCGCAAGGTGGCGCTCGGCAAGGAGGTCGACCGCACCGCCGACAAGATCGGCGCACTGGCAAAATCCCACGATGGATCAGAGATCGCCGAGACCGCGCTGGAAGAGGCGCAGGCGCGCTTCCTGCAGCTGCGCGAGATCGTCGGCGCCATCGAGGTGATGAGCGAGGCGGCGGCGGAATGCTACGAGATCGAGACGGGCCACGCCTTCATCCCGGCAGCCGGGTCGCGCGCGAGCGTCCGGGCACAGGAGACGGGTGCGGTCTTCGAGGCGCGGCAGCTCCTGGAACAGCACGACCGCGAAACCGCCGAGAAGTCGAAAGTCGAAGGGGTGCCCCTGATCGTCTCAGGCGCCACCGACTGGACCGATGTCGATGTGATCTTCAACACACTCGACAAGGTTCGGGAGCGGATCAAGCAGAACCGCAACCAAGAGATCTTCCTTTGCCACAAGGGTGGCAAGCATGGGGCGGAGATGATCGCGGCGCGGTGGGCCCGGGCGCGCGGGGTCGCGCAGGCGCGCTTCGATCCACGCTGGTCCGCACACGGGCGGGCGGCGCCGTTCAAGTGCAACGACGAGATGCTGGACGACAAGTTCGCGGCGACGGGGGTTGTGCTCTTCGGCGGCAACGGGGTCGCGCTGAACCTCGGGCAGAAGGCGGAGGCCAAAGGCCTGACGGTCATGCGGGTTGCGGACCTGGCGAAGAAGGCGTCACAGGACTGAAGAGAGGGGGTCGCCTTCGGGCGGCCCTTTCGTCATGTCTCCCGGGGCGTGTGATTGGCAGGGGGCGGCGGCCAGCACCGGCGTCCCTTCCACCCGGTCCGTCAAAGCGCGGTCCATCCGCATCGGTTCGGGCTGGGGGCTGTGCGCGCCTCACGCGCATCGTCCGCAGCTCAAGACACGAGGGCGGGAGACGCAGCACTTGAGGCTGAAGACCAGCACGGCCCTGGGGTGGTGTTTTGGAACATCTGCCCACGCAATGGGCGTCGTCAGTACGCCGGCCAGGTTCGGCGGGACGGTGGCGCGATTGGTGGCGTCTGCGTGATTGCCGAGGTCATCCGGGTCTCTCCTTTTTGCTATGCATGTGGATCGCACGGGGTCGGCCCGTTCGTGCCCTCAGCTCACGCTTCGGCAAGCACAAATACGGCTTCCACGGCGGGGCCGCGGACCCTCCGCATTTGCGCTTGCGACCGGCTTTGTTGCACAAATCCCATGAGGGATTCATCTTGCGAATCCAGTGTGGTAGCTGGGCTGCATGAGCAAACCCACATCTCCCGCCTACAAGACCAAGAACTGGCCCGCATACAATGAGGCGCTCAAGCGCCGTGGGTCGCTGACGATCTGGTTTGATCCCACCATGACGTGGGACGCAGCGCCGACTGGCAAGCGCGGCCGGCAGCCCGACTACAGTGATGCCGCGATCCAGACATGCCTGACGATGAAGGTGCTGTTTGGCATGGCGCTCAGGCAGACGACAGGATTTGTCGAGAGTCTGTTACGGCTAATCGACCTGGACTGGCCCGTGCCGAACTTCAGCACGCTGAGCCGCCGCCAGAAGACCCTGAAGGTGAACATCCCCTATCGCGGGTCCCAGGGCCCGCTCCACCTCCTGATCGACAGCACCGGGATCAAGGTCGAGGGCGAAGGCGAGTGGAACGCCCGCAAGCACGGAGGCACGAAGCGGCGCGTCTGGCGCAAGATCCACATCGGAATTGACGAGAAAACATTGGAAATCCGAGCTGCCGAGCTCACCACCAGCGACGTCGGAGATGCCCCGATGTTGCCCGAGCTTCTCGACCAGATCCCACAAGATCAGGAAATCGCCAGCGTCACTGCCGACGGTGCCTTCGACACCCGCAAGTGCCATGAAGCCATCGCCGCACGCGGGGCCACAGCCATCATCCCGCCGCGCAAGAACGCCAAGCCATGGAAGCCCGACACTCCCGGCGCGATCGCGCGCAACGAGGCCTTGCGTGCATCCAAACGCTTCGGCCGGACGATCTGGCGACGATGGAGCGGCTACCACCGCCGAAGCCGCGTCGAAACCAAGATGCATTGTGTCAAACTGCTGGGCCAGCGCTTGGCCGCGCGGGACTTTGATCGTCAGGTCGCGGAGTTCCAGGTCAGGGTCGCCGTCCTGAACGGCTTCACCGCCCTTGGCATACCCGTCACAGAGGTCATGGGATAAGTCTGTCCGGGGATAGGGGACGTCCGGCAATCAGGCGATTTGTGCAACAGAGCCCACCCTCGCTCATGATAAGAATCCCCACACCTACCAGATTACGACGAGTGGCCAGATTTCTAAAAGTTCCCATATGTTTAGGCTCATTCAATCGTCCGCCAAAAATTTAAGAACCATCTGGGAGATAACGTCAGGCTGTTCCTCTGGCATATAATGCCCGCATTGATCGATTACACCTCCAGAGAGATTCTCCGCCAACGGTTTCATCGCCTCAAAGAGGTCGGGTGACATGCCTTGTGCGCCACCAAGCGCTAATATTGGCGTTTTCACCTTCTGCGTGGCAAGAGCTTTGTTCTGCTCGATGTCGTCAAATACAGCCCGGTAGTAAGAGAGTGCTCCACG
The DNA window shown above is from Roseicitreum antarcticum and carries:
- a CDS encoding ImmA/IrrE family metallo-endopeptidase, which produces MSIAVNPEILIWARQSAGFDVDDAARKLGFGESPKSSAVEKLAAMEAGEKQPTRNQLTKFANVYKRPLITFYLAEPPKTGQRGQDFRQTPDSRGQRENGMLDALLRDVKARQELVRDVLLDEEDFEAPKFVGSADIGLGVGKVVEMISNALAFDHTDISLRKGDANALFGRLRAAAEDAGVFVLVLGDLGHHTLSIGADVFRGFAIADPVAPFVVINAKDARPARAFTLIHELAHILLGQSGVSGSVSTEQPKTDSARIERFCNDVAGEFLLPEGYFRKAGVKFGANDTEAARACIDLVASRWSVSEPMVAYRFQRTGELTDGAYQSLRQEYHQRWLANVKKEKAKQKENDSGPSGYVIKYHNLGHALVDVVHRNFKERNLTHTNAARLLGAKAISIPGFLKFVEGVRRRNVQGNGHAS
- a CDS encoding DUF4411 family protein, producing MMYLLDANTLIEAHDTFYPVDRMKPFWDWVQAQAEAGSIKMPWEVHEEFTGDGLHVQWINEPDVKAALILDEEVNPELIQQVINEGYQGADPAFDDIEHTKYGKDPFLAAYALVDPNNRTVVTRERSKRTKRLGSTKLPDACDDLGINWVDDFQLYRAMNFTVT
- a CDS encoding DUF2493 domain-containing protein, which encodes MAYDNANTYETIELFGLTEKDAQLPIPEDHVLTDRIIRESFETLLGQLRGTGLEAEIEPLAHGLATILQRRKVALGKEVDRTADKIGALAKSHDGSEIAETALEEAQARFLQLREIVGAIEVMSEAAAECYEIETGHAFIPAAGSRASVRAQETGAVFEARQLLEQHDRETAEKSKVEGVPLIVSGATDWTDVDVIFNTLDKVRERIKQNRNQEIFLCHKGGKHGAEMIAARWARARGVAQARFDPRWSAHGRAAPFKCNDEMLDDKFAATGVVLFGGNGVALNLGQKAEAKGLTVMRVADLAKKASQD
- a CDS encoding IS5 family transposase; amino-acid sequence: MSKPTSPAYKTKNWPAYNEALKRRGSLTIWFDPTMTWDAAPTGKRGRQPDYSDAAIQTCLTMKVLFGMALRQTTGFVESLLRLIDLDWPVPNFSTLSRRQKTLKVNIPYRGSQGPLHLLIDSTGIKVEGEGEWNARKHGGTKRRVWRKIHIGIDEKTLEIRAAELTTSDVGDAPMLPELLDQIPQDQEIASVTADGAFDTRKCHEAIAARGATAIIPPRKNAKPWKPDTPGAIARNEALRASKRFGRTIWRRWSGYHRRSRVETKMHCVKLLGQRLAARDFDRQVAEFQVRVAVLNGFTALGIPVTEVMG